TCCGTGGGAAAATCATCAAAGAAGCTGTCCGGAGTCATCAGCTTCTCCTCCTTCACCTTCTTCCCCCCATTCTCACAGCACCCCATTCCTTCCGACGGCACTGCAAAGAAACCGAGCCTCCCTTCGTTTCCGAGTTCCTCGGAATCCCTCCCTCCAAATACATCCAAGAAGCAGGGGTCCTCCAGCCTCGCCATCAGCTCTTGGCTCTCCTGCGAAAATGCAAGGTCTTGCTGCGGTGCTTCCGGGAACTGATCCGGAAAAAGGATTTGGGATTGGGCCTGGGACTGATCCATGCTTGGATTGAACTCCAGTTGAGCAACGGCGGTGGTGTCATAATTAAGCAAGTTGGGGTTCATATTCACCAATTCCGGCAGTGGCACTATCTTCATCATTTCATAGGATGATGAACAGGGCTGAAGTTTTGTGCAGGATGGTTCTTGCTCAGCCGAAGAACTAAACTTTGGCGCCTAATGcccaagttaaaaaaaaaaaaatcatttcacTTCCCACTAATTTCTGCGTAGTAGTggcataaaaaaaatgtaaaatttaccTCAATTGGAACAGCATGGAAGACAGGAACTTCCCTAGTGATGATGGGCGTGGGTTGGGGTCTGGGAGGAGCAGTCTGCAAAATCCTGGCCAGCCTCTTCTGCCGGCTGCTCCAGAAATTTTTGACATCGTTGTCGGTTCTTCCCGGCAAGTAAGTCGCGATTCTTGCCCATTTGTTCCCGAATTGCGCCTGCAGTTCTATCACCACCCTCTCCTCCTCCATAGAAAACTTCACCCCACTTCAGAAAACAGAGACAGAAACAGAGACACCCACATCAAGTTCATGTAGTACAAAATCGACCAAACAGGGCGAACCCAAAATGATTTTTCTGTTTTTTCACAGGTGGAGATGGAAATGGAGGAATTCAATTGCAAATTGCTTACTGTTTCAAGTTGGGTCGGAGCTTGTTGACCCACCGGAGGCGGCAGGACTTGCCGGTGCGGTGCAAGAGGCCTTTGGATCGAATGGAGCTCCAATCTCGGGGGCCATACTTCTTCACGTGGTTTATGAGGACTTCATCTTCCTCTGCCTTCCACGGCCCTTTCCTTATCTCTCCCGCCGCCGTTCCTccgtctctgtctctgtctccgGCCATTGCCCCCACATTCCACGAGAAAGAATTCCAATCACCGAAATCAGCGTACTATCCTAGGTTTCGATTTGCAACTTCGTTTTGTCTTTTTTCTGGGCTATGAAATTTGTTCGTTCGTGGGCTGTAGTGACGGTTATGCCGGTTACTCCACTCTCCACTACACACCCCCGCATTTCCCACTTTTTCTCATTTTCGAAATGGGTAATGAAGTTACGTCCATGCCCCTCTTTCTAGATTAATCCCTTCACCTTGTTCCTTACCAGCGCTACTATGGGAGTTTCTTACATATTAGATATCTCTTCTAAAAGTGGATCACACTCATATTGAGCTCTAAAATTACCCAACAATAATCTCTCTTCACTTCAAAAATCACTATTGAGATCAGGCCCCCTTCTGTCACACTGCGCCAGTTCTTATCTTGAACTCTTTTCCCAGATATGTCTCCATTTTTACAGGAGTTAGCAGCTGTTAGCTTCTAGACTCATGTCTCCTTCTCATATAGTTTTTCTGAGAGTAAATTTTCAATATGAAAACATTTACATTGCAAATATAATTTCTAGTTATGATTCACTTGCAAGCAGTATTGCAGTCTGGTGGTGagtatatatttttttgtgtgtAATCAATCCTATATGGAAGGATACTTTCTGATGGTTATGAAATTGCAGGTGGTATTGAAGTCTGGTTGTGTGAAACAATCTACTGCTGTTGCCAACCGTATGACCAAGGTCAACAAATAAGTTCTATTCAGTTAATGTATTTTCTGAGTGCGCAACTGCAGActgattatttatttttctttaatatttctgCAGGGTATAGTGGGAGCTGATGGTTAGTAAAAATTTCACATGCAGTTGTTAgtgtttcattttattttcttaattcaAAAGGCTCCCTTATTAATAGCATGCATACATTCAGTGGATCATTATGACTTCACACTTTccatttgaaatacaattttttatataaaaatttaggATTCTGTATTTACAAGAGAAAAATGTGAAACTATACCAGAGATAATAATAAATCAGTGACAGTTAAAAAGGTTATATTTCATGAAATGTCGAGTAAATGGCAAATTGTTTATGTGGAAAAACAATTCTTGTCATTGTGTAGGGTTATTAGGAAATTTCTCAAATAATTTTAGGCAAGCAAAGTATGTGGGTAAACATAAATATTTGTGTGTTGTTGAATTATATGTGGTAAACTTTAACTATGAAGGCTCAATAAAAGGTCATGTGAAGTTTGAATTTCTTAAAAAATTGGAATATTTTTTTACCCTCTGTGAGTATTGGTTCTTTTGAAATTCTTTTCCATTATATGTGTATCAATAGTTATAGGGTTATGTATGTTTATATGCTTTCTTATTTCAGCATGCATTGTTTATCATTTTTTAGTGAGCTCTCTGGAAAAGCTTTATTTGGTGAACATTGTAGTTGTGAACTTTAATGACAAACAAAACTATGGTTACATGAGGTGGATTGGAATGAGTAGTTTATGATGCATTTCTATGTGTAACATGGTTGTTCTAACCATTCGAGATGGACTGAGCTATTGATTCTGTGAAGTTGATATCTATGCCCTTGTCCTTGATAAAAAAATATTGGAGGTTTAAACCTTAAATTTCACAATTCAATGTTGCATAGATTTCATTTATATTTTAGAAATGTACAGATGTATGGCAAGATAGGTAGAGTGCATCTGATGCAAGAAAAGTCTTCAAAGTTATAGGTTTCTTTATCTCCAGAATATCAAACAATTGGAACCagagaattttgaattttttttttggatcagtAAAATTAAAAAGCTTTAAAGGGCACCAAGGGGGTGCTACACATTCGAAGGGGAAAACACCCACACTGCAGGGTGTGAAAAAAGTCTCGAATTGTATGGGCGTCAAACAAAAACTAGCCATTATGCCAGCTAGTTACAGTAGTAATACATTGATCTTTGATTACATGTAATAGGCCCATCCTTTGAGCAAAGTCTATTTCTTTGCTTTCATGCACACCAAAGATGGCAAGGGGAATAAGTGTCAAGGCTGTCCTTCTTCCCTTGCATGAATggatgcctttccaagcccataACTCTCCCTCCACGGTTCTGGATGTAACCCTCTGCTGCCTGGGCAGAATTATGGCCACATTCCAGAGAGTTCTGAATGTTTTAATCCCCTTCTTAGCATATTGGTTATTAGGGTAGTGAAACATTTTAACTGAAGGCTTCTTTAACTGTTTCTTGATGTTTGGGCTATTTGGGAAGGCCATCTCAATTCTCAACTTCATAGTCTCAAGATTTCTTCCAGATCAGTATATTCCGATTCTGGAGCGTAACTTATTGCTTAAAGGATTTCTTCATGCTTGGCTGTAAATGTATCTTCCTCAAGTATAATTCTGTCTCCTTTATATTCATGATGATGTCCAAGTTTACACAACACTCTGTCCTCATCTATATAATATTGACCCTATTTGCAAATTGCAGGTATGATTTcatatttatattagttatttattAATGTAACTCAAGCAGTTCAGATTATGCAACACATGAGTCTTCAATAGCTGCCAATAGAGCAAGGACATGGATGTAGTTCATGTATTTAGTTCTTTCTGACAAAATCATGCACATTATTGTCACACATTATGTTATTTATTTAAAGGATCTCATTGCCTAGAATCACATAGTTGTACAGCCTAACTCATCTTACAGCATAGTTGTACAGCCTGTATTCATCGCACAGCAAGGAGCAGTTATGCTTATTTTCTGTAATGTTGGATGCTATGTTGACAACTGAATAATAGTTGTTACTGGTTGCACTTTATTGTTGCCCTTGATTTTCTCAATCACCTTTCAGTTTGCTTATATGTCATGTCTCTGAAACATGAGTTTTCCTTCGGATTTCTTTTTAGTTTTGTCCCATAAATTGCAACTTGACATTTGTATGGTTGCTGACTAAAGAGATCGTACCATATCTTATGTATGTATGAAAAACCTTTGGAAGGTTATAGAGTTGATTGAACATTTGATTttactttgttttgttgtttaaatttttatgtaaTAGGCTAAATGAATAGTTCTAAAAGGATGAAATATTTGTAAGACAAATTTAACTTCGAAATTAGTTTGTAGATGCAATTAAAAAGAGTGATATCTGTTTTCTTTCAATGGCAACGGAGAAGGCAACAAACAAATTCTAGGAAAAGGAAATAGCTAAACTGATAGTTGGTGGCAGGACTGCAGATATGCCAGTGAAGGAAATGAGGATGGAATGAATAAAATTTAGCACATTCAAGGTTGATTTCTCTTTCCTAATTTGTTAAAAGTGATGATGGTGTTCTGCAGGATTTTCTCTTCTATTTAGAGGCTTCAGGAGTGGGGAATTTATCGTTGGCAGTCAATCAGCATACCAGCTGACAAATAACTATAGAGCAAATACTGTGACTCCTTGCTTTGTGAGATCCTTCGCATCAACAACCTCTGAGCCTCCAAGAGAAAACCAATAAGAGGTTTGAGTTTTAATTGAAGCTTCTGAATATATTTATTTGTTGATTATTTATTTACATTTGTTGGTTGGTAGCTAACTCTGGTTCAGCACACAAGATTATTGTGTTAATGCTATTTAGTGGGACACTTGATCCAAAATTAAGTTTTAACTGATTAATTTACAATTAACAACTATAATCTACACTTATTTACTTCTCAAGGATCATTACTGGCCTATAAGCCATTAAGCCTTGAAGTTAATCACTGtcgctgtcacgacctgctcatttttcatatatatatatatatttataataatatcatcataaaatcaataccacatatCTCACATTTCAGCTCAGCAAGTCACAATCCAcccggacccgtgggtaccagggatacatcagaacatacagcagaagcctaagtcgcagaaagtataaaatcatatacatctcatcataatgtgcataacacataccagagtattacaaacactatctctcagtatatacatctcaaaaatgaaatctagggacaattcccacaaaacctcactgtccctacaaaaaacttacccttcaaaaaaggcagataaaccacactatgtcagcggggcttttcctgctctcctatttgggactcctaaaaagttaatgaaatttaggggtgagacacctctcagtaagggaaataaactaattctagtgtgtggcaacattagtattctgtgttctacatataccatacataacatattcaatactgttgatcaaatctgggaaaacataagtacatcagaacatggcagaacatactgcattttataaacatatctcatctcatatcataataataacataaaacaaccctggtaggttagctggctgttatcatatattacccccacatgactgggttgtgtagcctgaaggcgagacttgacaatggttggccgaccagtgccaagtcaatagtctagtctgtaggtccgatgggtctacccagactggtccgtacacctggggcgataacagcacacttcttgaaaataatcacatcgaccatccaatctcacaccacttcgtacagcggcgttaacatagatatcatgatcacgaagaccatggacatatagcaacggtaccgtgcaagtgctaacctaaatcaagccaactaggttctgatatcatatacatatactaaaaccgtgatacttaaatatctcatatcatttattttcacatcaatcatatcatttcacaaatatacgtgtatcatgaaaatcatcggcccgtacgccggtattacacattttatcatagttcggcccgtacgccagctacacatagcacagcccgtacgctagcaaaccataatcacatagcacggcccgtacgccggcaaatcacatcttatagcacggctcgtacgtcggcaaattacatcacatagcacggcccgtatgccggcaaatcacagtcacatagtacagcccgtacgccggaaaatcacataaaaatctcagcacgtacaccggttttccatcataaacaATCGTTTAAGTTCCATATTCCATAGCGAAAGAAACCGTATCACACAGTGTACTGCAGTGCAAAACCACAAAGTTGTCCATAGTTCAAAGTTCCAAGCAGGGGAACGTAGGGGCAAAGAGAAAAAACAGAGATAGAAACGAGACATGTGGGCAGAAAGCATTTACATTGCAAATATAATGTTCTAGGTATGATGCACTTGCAAGCAGGATGCAGGTCGGGGGAGGTGAGATTAGTTTTGTGTGGTAATCATCCTATATGGAAAGGGGATACTTCGGATGTTTATGAACTTGCAGGTGGTATGGAGTCTGGGGTGTGTGAAACAATCTACGGCTGTTTGCCACCGTATGACAAGGGCAAAACAAATAAGTTCTATGCAGTAATGTATTGTGTCTGAGTGCGCACGGCAACGGAGGAGTTATTTTTCGTTGAAGATTTCGGCAGGGTATATGGGAGGCTGAATGGGGAGTAAAAAGGGCAACGGCAGTTGTTAGTGGTTGCATGTTATTTTCTGGAAGTGCAAAGGGCTCCCGGATTAATAGCAGGCAGACAGCAGGTGGGAGCAGGAGGACTTGCACCTGTCCAGGTGAAAACAATTTGAGATAAAAATTGAGTCTGATTTACAAGAGAAAAATGGGAAACGATAACCAAGAGAGAATAAGAAAGCATGACAGTGGGAAAAAGGGTTAGAGGTCAGGAATGTCGAGTACAGGCAAATTGTTGAGGTGGAAAACAATGCGTGGCATTGGGGGTAGGGTGCTTAGGAATTTCTCAAGAATGTTGAGGCAGCCAAGGAAATGTGGTAAACATAAATATTTGTGTGTTTTGGTGCAGTAGATGTGGTAACAAAACTGTAAAACGATGAAGGCTCAATAAAAGGGCAGGTGAATGGGAAGTTCTAAAAATTGGAATATTTTTTTTACCTCTTTGAGTATTGGTTCTGTTGAAATCTTTTCACATTAGATTTGGTATCAATAGTTATAGGGTTATGTAGTTTTATATGCTTTCCTTTTCAGCAAATGcatgttatattttttttagtgAGCTCTCCTGGAAAAGCTTTATTTGTGAAACATTGTAGTTGTGACACTTATGACAACCAAACTATTGTTACATGAGGTGGTTGGAATTGAGTAGTTATATGCATTTCTATGTGTAACCTGGTTGTTCTAACCATTTCCGGTGGACTGAGCTATTGAAATTCTGTGAAGTTGATAGTCTATTTCCCTTGGTCCTTATAATAAAATAGTGGAGGTTTAATAAACCTTAAATTTCACAATTCAATGTTGCATAGATTTTCAATTTATATTTTAGAAAGTACAGATGTCTTGCAAGATCGTTAAGTGCATCTGATGCAAGAAAAGCTTCAAGTTAATAGGTTGCTTTCTTTTATCTCCAGAATATCAACATTGGAACCagagaattttgaaatttttttttggatagtaAAATGAAACAAGCTTAAAGGCACCAAGGGGGTGCTACACTCATTCTAGGGGAAAACACCCACACTGCAGGGTGTGAAAAAATCTCTAATTGTATGGTGTGGCGTCACAACAACAAAAACTAGCCATTACTTCAGCTTAGTTACAGTGTAATACATTGGATCTTGAATTACATGTATAGGCCCATCCTTGAGCAAAGTCTATTTCTTTGCTTTCATGCTCACCAAGATGCAAGGGGAATAGAGTTCAAGGCGTCCTTCTTCCCTTGCATGAATGGATGCCTTCCAAGGCCCATAACTCCCCCTCCACGTTCTGGATGTAACCCTCTGCTGCCTGGTGCAGAATTTGGCACATTCCAGAGAGTTCTGAATTTTTTAATAAATCCCCTTCTTAGCAATATTGTTTTATTAGGGTAGTGCAACAGTTTAACTGAGGCTTCTTTAACTGTTTTGGATGTTTGGGGGCTATTGGTAATGCCATCTCAATTCTCACTTCTATTCCAGATTTCGTCAGATCAGTAATATCGATCTGGAGCGTAACTTATTGCTGAAAGGATTTCTTCATGCTTGCTGTAAATGTATCTTCCTCAATAATAATTCTGTCGCCTTATAATTCATGAGAGGTCCAATTTTACACAGCACTCTGTCCTCATCTATATAATATTGACCCTATTGCAAATTTGCCGTTatgattttccatatttatattagttattattaATGTAACTCAAGCAGTTTCAGATTTATGACACATGAGTCTTCAATAGCTGCATTAGAGTCAAGGACATGGCTTGTAGTTCATGGTATTTAGTTCTTTCTGACAAAATATCAATGGCACATTATTGGcacacttatttatttatttaaaggaTCTCATTGCCTAGAATCACATAGTTGTACAGCCTAACTCTCATACAGCATAGGTTGTATCGCCTGTATCAGCGCCACAGCAAGAGCAGTTAATGCCTTATTTTCTGTAATGTTGGATGCTATGTTGCAACTGAATAAATTGTTACTGGTTGCATTATTGTTGCCACTTGATTTTCCTGGCAATCACCTTTCAGTTCTGGCTTATATTCATTCTCTGAAACCTGAGTTTTTCCCTTCGTATTTTCTGTTTACGTTTTGTCCCATAAATTGCAACTTGGACAATTTGTATGGTTGCTGACTAAGAGATCGTACCATATCTTATGTATGTATGAAAAACCTTTGGAAGGTTATAGAGTTGATTGaacatattgatttactttgttttgtttttaaatttttatgtaatAGGCTAATGAATAGTTCTAAAAGATGAAATATTTGTAAGACAAATTTAACTTCGAAATTAGTTTGTAGATGCAATTAAAAAAGAGTGATATCTGTTTTCTTTCATGGGCAACGAGAGGCAACAAACAAAATTCTAGGATAAAGGAAATAGCTAAACTGATAGTTGTGGCCAGGACTCAGATAGGCCGTGAGGAAATGAGGATGGAATGAATAACATTTAGCACATTCAAGGTTGATTTCTCTTCCCTAATTTGTTAAAAGTGATGATGGTGTTCTGCAGGATTTTCTCTTCTATTTGAGCATCAGGAGTGGGGGAAGTTAATCTTGGCAGTCCAATCAGCATCCATCGACAAATAACTATAATAGCACATACTGTGACTCCTGGCTTTGGTGAGATCCTTCGCATCACAACCCTGAGCCGCCAAGAGAAAACCAATAATGAGGTTTGAGTTTAAAATTGAAGGCTCtgaatatatttaattatttgttgATTATTATTTCATTGGTTGGTCGTAGCTACCTTGGTTCAGCAAGCAACAAGATTATTGTGTTAATGCTATCTTAGTTGGTACACTTGATCCAACATTAAGTTTTAAAACTGATTAATTTACAATTAACAACATAATCTACACTTATTTACTTTCTCAAGGATCATACACTGGCCTAAGCATTAAGCCTTGAAGTTACTCACGATCACTGTCGCTGTCACGactgctcattttcatatatatatatatattttataataatatcatcataaagcaATACCACATTCTCACATTTCAGCTCACAAGTCACAATCCACCCGGACCCgtggtaccagggatacatcagaacatacgcATAAGCCCTAAATCGCAaaatataaatctatctctgCATCATTGTTCATAACACCACCATAGTAttacaaacactatctctcagtattACATTCAAAATGAAATCTATGCACATTCCCACAAACCCTCACTGTCCCTacaaaaaacttacccttcaaaaaggcaGATCAAccacactatgtcagcggggcttttcctgctctcctatttggggatcctaaaaagttaatgaaatttttttttaggggGTAGAGACCAACCTCTCACTAAAGGAATAAACTAattctagtgtgtggcaacattagtattctgtgttctacatataccatacataacatattcataCTGTTGATCACATCTGGGAAAACTAAGTATCAGAACATGGCAGACATACTGGCATTTTATAACATATCTCATTCTCATATCAATAATCATACCCTAAACAACCCTGGTAGGGTAGCTTTGCTGTTTATCCTATATTACCACCCcctacccccacatgactgggttgtgtacctgaaggcgagacttgacaatggttggccgaccagtgCCAAGCAATAGTCTATTCGTAGTCCGATGgttctacccagactggtccgtacccCTGGGGCGatacagcacacttcttgaaaataatcacatcgaccatccaatctcacccACTTTACTTCGACAGCGGCGTTACAAagagatatcatgatcacgaagaccatggcatatagcaacggtaccaacGTGCAGTGTCACCTAACTCAGCCAACTAGGTTTCTGATATCAATATAcctatactaaaaccgtgatacttaaatatctcatatcatttctTTTCGACAtccaatcatatcatttcacaatATACGTTATCATGAAAATCACTCCGGGCCCGTACGGCCGGTatttacacattttatcatattcgcccgtacgccagctacacatagcacaacccTAACGCTAGCAAACCATAATCAACATagcacggcccttacgccggcaaaATCACATCttatagcacggctcgtacgtcGGCAAATTAACCTCACATAGCAACGTCGCCCGTATGCCCGGCAATCACCGTCACATATAACAGCCCGTACCGCcggaaaatcacaaaaaactcATCACGTACACCGGTTTTTTGTTTTTCCATCATAACATCCGTATCATCCATATTCCCGAAAAcattatttcacaacatttttacctCATGCCACA
This window of the Malania oleifera isolate guangnan ecotype guangnan chromosome 6, ASM2987363v1, whole genome shotgun sequence genome carries:
- the LOC131158733 gene encoding transcription factor DUO1-like; this encodes MAGDRDRDGGTAAGEIRKGPWKAEEDEVLINHVKKYGPRDWSSIRSKGLLHRTGKSCRLRWVNKLRPNLKHGVKFSMEEERVVIELQAQFGNKWARIATYLPGRTDNDVKNFWSSRQKRLARILQTAPPRPQPTPIITREVPVFHAVPIEAPKFSSSAEQEPSCTKLQPCSSSYEMMKIVPLPELVNMNPNLLNYDTTAVAQLEFNPSMDQSQAQSQILFPDQFPEAPQQDLAFSQESQELMARLEDPCFLDVFGGRDSEELGNEGRLGFFAVPSEGMGCCENGGKKVKEEKLMTPDSFFDDFPTDMFDHIEPLLSPSEW